The Deinococcus sp. AJ005 sequence AGCGAGCGCGAGCTCCTGCAGAAACTCGAACAGATGCTCGGCGAGGGTCCACCAAAAACCTGGGTAGCCGACGGGTGCGGTGCTCGTGGGCGGTGGAATCACGGCCACCCGTACCAGCGTCCGCCTGATACGGATTTAACGGACGATATACGGCAAGGTGCCCTGCCCCGAAGTTATCTATGTCTATGGCTGCGCGCATGCATTGGCCCAGGCACCAAAAAAGAGTCTGCACTGGGAAGACGAAAGAAACCTGCAAACCACGGAATCCCAGGTCGTTTCCTCCCCGCCCTTCTCGGCCTTTTCTTTCCCATGCCCATGCACTGGCCCAGGGGGAGAGAAAGTTTAAACCGCTTACCCCGTTTAGGGCTTGACGCTGATCCCGGAAAGCGCCTCTGGGACGGCAACAAGACGAATCCACTTACTCCTCAACCTGAACAAGCCATGTTTTCTGCTCGGCGTTGAATGATCTCCCGACCTCAAGGTGCAGCACATCGAAAAAACAGCTTCTGTCCATTGAACCCTACAGATTCAGCAAAATGGCAGTGTCGCCTCCCAATGCACGCAAAATGCTCTCCCAGACAGCCTGGAGGCTAGATCGCTCAAGCCCTAAACGGGGTCGCTTACTCGATGTGGCAGGCTTGAAAGGGCGTACCTAGCCGGGAGCATGCCCGCAAACTGCCTGGGGTCCTCTTTTTTCAGCGCCATGCTCACTGCTGTTCGCTTCCCAACCACCGCCCTTTAGGTTTTCCTGGCGTGTCCCGCGATAAGTGCCCATCTTGCCTGATAAATATGGACCACTGGCGGCACAACCATTCGACAAGCGTCGTGGCTCGCTGCCAGTAATCGCCCGTCTGCCCCTTGAGCAGGGCTATGGAGCGCTCAGATCGAGAACTGAACCGGTCGACTGGAGGTAAGACGCTTGACGCATTGCCGAACAGCTGTCGTCGTAACTCCGGGGAGGACCGCATTTCATCCCCGGATACTGCGCCGACGAGAAACGAAGAGATCAGTTGGGCGAGGATGGAGTTGGGGTCAAGTGACTCGGGCAATTTCCAAGATGTATTTTCGTCGTCTCCTCCCACTGTTTTTTCGAGGCGAATTTGCAGCAGGTTGAGATTTAACCAGACCAACAGCCCATGTGCCATTCCCGCAGCTCCACTCCGAAACTGCGGGTTCCACTCCCAGACCTTGTCCGGCGGGGCGAACAACCTGATCTCGCTCCTCCCGGAATCTTTTGCCGGAAGCACTGACCATGACCGAATACTCCCCCCTGCCGTCACGAACATTGACGCTTCCGGCACGACACATTGAAGCAAGTGGAGACTGCCTGCCCAGGATCTAAGAGCATGAACGTTGATTCGTAGCTTAGGACTAATGAAAAAAGCCCTTTTTATCGACCAGGCATCCGCCGTTGACCTGATAAGATCATAGACATGTGGTTTCAGATCTGATCCCGTGTAGAGGAAATCTAAATCGCCGATCAGATCGAGTGCAGCCTTTAAATCGAGGTTAGAATTGCGCTGCATATAAGCATCAATGAAAGCGGCCGATCCGGTTAATAAAAACTCGTGCTCAGAGCTCACGCTGTTGAGCGCCTCAACCAATCCTCTCAGGCCCGATCCATTCCGTACAGATACTGCCTGCGCAACTAATCGGCGAACAGACGGTGTTACCCATGGTTCCCCATACATCCTGGGGCTTTCTGCCGTCAACTCAACGAAGTCAGGCGCGCATTGAACGAGTTGCGCGAGCTTGGCAAACCTGGGTAGATGATGGGCGCTATGGCGGGTTTCGAGCACGACCCACCGCCCAGCCAGGGCCGGCGACGCGAACGATGAGCCGCGTATAAATTGGGCTGGCGTTTCAGTCCGCATCTCCTCGCCGAAGCAGGGCTTCAGCGGTCCAACTGCGGGCCAGTCCATGTAGTTTGAAAGGACGCCCGACTGGAGTTGGGTGACGGCCACGACTTGCGGCAACACTGCCGGATACGCCAAACGCCACTGACGGTCCTGGAGATTTCCGTCGTTGCCTTGGCGGTTGCCTGCCGCAGCGAACAGCATGGGGTGCCCATCACCCCGGCGAACTCTCGAGGCGTCCATCTCCTCGAGAATCGACTCGAAAATTGGAAACGATTGCACGATGCTGCCGAGTGGAGAGGGCATGCCAGATCGGTCTCCACACCACCAGCCCATGTCCAATGAGAAGTTCACGGCGGACACCCGCGCGTTCGCATCACAGACAGCCAAGCCAAGTGCGCAAAAGGACCACAAATCTATGGTGGTAGGGCTTCCCCTGTAGCCCTCAAGGTAATACCCGAGGACACTCAGCTCCCCGGCTTCGTCGCCGACGCGTTCGTCGACGAACGCGTCGGCGACGGCGATCATCACGTCCTTACAATGCTTCTGGCCGAGGTCGATAACCACCACGACGGGCCGGGGCGTGACGTCGTCCACGCTGAGACTGTGCACGATCCCGCTCATCGCCACCGCTTTTCTCCACGCCCTATCACCACGGACATCCACATCAAGCCGCATGGCACAGATAGGACCGACGGGTGCGTTCCAATCGCGATCGCCGCCCTCGTCTCCCACGGATTGTTGGATGGTCCCCGTGAAGTTTAGGCTCGTCACGACAACGTTGGAGCGAGCGTTGAGCCATGTGGCCAGTGCAAGCTCACTGCCTGGAGCAGTAAAATAAACGCGCAACGCAAGCCGCGTGGCTGGCGAGTACAACGTCCATGCCGGGTCGTGCAATCCGATGCTTGGACTGGTGCCTGTATGGCGAGCTTCGATCGGAAGGAGCTCCGGTGGGGGCAACAAGTGTCGTTCGAGAGAGAGAACCGTGCCTGGGGCAAACTTCAGACAAGGCGCGTCGACTAAAGTCATGGGTCTCCTCCTGCATCGGCCCAAAGATGTCGCAGGTTGATGGCTGCACGTGTGTACATATGCCAAGCGTTGCTCCTACAGGGGGTCTGGCCTGAAATAGAACATGTGGTCGACGGGGAATACTGACCCTGTAATGTCATGAAAAGCAGCAATGGCGGAAATACGGCCGCGTTACTTGGGGATATGGAGGGACGTGAGTCCAGACTCGCCAGCCGGAAATTGGCCGGCGCACCCGTGCGTTGGCATATGGAGCGGCCTGAGCGCTGGTACAGCACATCCATAACCCCCCCCCCGTCGGCAGATCACGATTGCGGGGAAGACAGTAGGTACTCGCGAGTCTACCTTTTGGATAGATACCGAACATCTATCTCTTGTCTGGTCTCTGCTCGGGGTTCGGAGTTCCCGATGGGGCGACGAAAGTACAGAACATCCCACCTGAGCGAAAGGCTTTCAAGGCGCGGTTGACCCGTTTTGGGACTTCACTCTTGGCCGCACCAGCCTCTTCAAGATCCCGGGCGTGGTTCACTAAGTAGCTGAAGGCGTCGGCGAAGGCAGGTAGCGGCCGTGACTGCAGTGCGGTCATTTCCTGCTGAATGGCCTGCAACCTACCTCCCTGCCTCAAACGCTGTTCGGCCAACAACACTTGGCCGTCGCTAATGCTGGGAAACAAGCGGGCGAGATTTTCAACCCAGTCATGCAGGCGTTCCAAGTGATTGGCGCGCAGCAGAACGATGGTCGCCAGCGTCGCGCTGATAGGAGAGGCCATTTTCTCTCGTAATGCTCGCTCCATCACATCTTGTTCTTCAAGTTGAGCTGCGGCATGCAATGCGCTCTCCATACGGTACTTCCACCACACCTTGACGGCTTCTCCAAGCACACCATTCGTTTCTGGAGAAATACTGACCTCCACACGATCAAGTACTTGCTGATATGACTTATCAAGAAAGAACAGGTCGGCTAGGAGTTTCACCTCTGATTTTTCACTAGAGAGGTCCGGTATGCATATTGTAAATGACTGGTTTCTGTTAACGAAGCGGAGCCATATCGTCCCTATCATGTCTGGTGAAACCCACATACTCCGACGCGAGAGTGATGAGATAAGGAAGGTGAGACGAATAGTCGAACCGTCGGCCAACCGTTGCATCTTTGGTTCATAAATCTCTAAGTGCGCGGGATACCATTCAGCATCTTCAAGGGTCCGGAAGGTTGCGCTCTCCACCACATCCCGCCAATCGTGAGACTGATATTCGTCCGGGGATTCCCATCCGTTCCCTCGCGTCGGCGTTGGACTGTCAAATGACAGCGTGGCTCCTCCACCTGTACTGCCAGGTGTGTCAACGATTACCGGACGTGGGCTAACTTCCGCCAGAGCGAGTTGGTCGAAGTGTCCGAACATACGCACGGGCTGGTCAGCTCTGGAGCCGTGTTCCCTGTGCAGGGCCGCAACCCGCCGAGTGAGAAAGGCCTGCAACTGTGCTGGGGCGATCTTGCAGACACCTTGCACGCACTCCAGCTCCATGTCTGGCTCGCCACCCAGACCCTCTAGCAGAGCCTGACCGAACAAGGAAATGTCATTACCTGGAGTTGGTGTCGCGGGTGCCCAGGCTTGCAATCCGCTGGCGGTCGCATAGACCCGTAGGGTGATCCGCGCGGGATTAGCGTAACGCGATCCCTGCACGGCGAGAATCCGCCGTCCCTGAATATCGAAGTCGAGCAGGCGGTGATGATCGTTGCGGCAGGCGTCCAGGAAAAAAAGCTGCGTGGGAACCCGGCAGGACGCCAGCGCACGTTTGAGGTGATTGGTGCTGATTGCGTCGTCGGGGTTGTGGCCTGGAGGCCGCAGGTAATCGCAGGGCAGCAGAATCTGCTCATCGTCAAAACGTTCCAGACCATGACCGGAGAAGAAAAACACCGCGCGGCTCTTTGCGGCGACGTCAGGCGGCAGCGCGTTCATCTCCGCCGCCCAGAATTCGATGGCCTCGGTACAGTTGTCGAGCGTGGGACGCACCGGGAAATTTCCAAGAGCTGTGTCGTATCTCGACTCATCTGGGCTAGGGGATAACAGCACCCACGCCTTGGCCAACGGTACGCTCTCACACTGATACTTGGCGATCAGCCAGTCGTAGAAGCGGTGTGCCGTCAGTGCCGATACACCCAGTTGGGAGAGATCGTATGGGTCTGGTGCGACATTGACTGGTGGCGCGCCCTGAAGATGGTCATATCGACTCACTCCAATAATTACGGCGTATACACCGGGTGTTCCGGGCTCCCAAATGGGATTTTGTAGTGCCCCGTTCATGGCAGGCTCCAGCCCTGGGCGCGTGCGATCTCAATTTTTTCGGCCAGGCGGCGATAGAAACTGACCCGTTGCAGGCAGCCGCTGTGAGCAGCGGTGAATGGCAGTCCAGAGTCGTATGGCTCATCTTTTACGCCACGAACTATGTCCTGGACCGTAAAACTGAGCACGTCGTTGGGGTCCCAGACATTCCACCAGGCACCGAGGCGCGCTGCGTCAGGCCGGTCTATTGGCGGGGCCGCCCGCCCGGATCCAGCGGCAGGAGCTGGAATCCCCATCTGATGACGGAACAATCCCATCTCCAGAAACAATCCGACCTGCGACGCGGTGGCGCACCAGAAGTCGATCCGGGTATCAGCATGGCGCTTGTCCAGTTTCAAAAAATGTGTGAGGGCGTCATACATCAGTTGCCCACCCATACTGTGTGTCAGGACCACAAGGGGCTCGCCATCCATCTGAGGGGCCTTGCGCGCGGTATAGAGGGCGTCAAGGAGGCGTTGGGGGATCTCGCCAATATCTGTGCCTTCCCCGCGCCTCGCGAGATACCAGAACACATCCCCAAAAAACAGCGTGATCAGATTGTTCAGTGGAGGACGTGCTTGCAGGGCAATGCGGGAAGCCAAAGTACTGGGCCAGCTCGCCGCGCGGCTCAGCGCCTCGTCGAGCCGGCTGCCAAGTCCTTTCAAGGTGTCCAGGACGCCCTGTGGAATCAACGCGTCAGTTGTCCGCTGGCTCTGCAACTGTTCGGTCAGCAGGCGTTGGAGCTCAGCTGCTTCCGAAGCGGCATCCGGCATCTGTCTCAAGAGGTTGACCTCGGACTCGTTTCTGGCCAGTCGGTCCGCGTCGACAAGCAATGTCGCCAGTTGGCGGTTCTTAGTGTCGTCGTCGCCGACAGTTGTACCCGGCGCGAGGAGTTCGACGATCAGGCCGTTGAGGAGGTCTGATCGGTCGTCCGCGTTCAGAGAGCTCCAGCGCGAACTAGGGGAGCGCGGCGCTGCACCGCTGGCAATCAAGCTTCCTGCGGTCGTTTCCTGTCCTGCCTCCAGAGGAATACCTTTTAGAAGCTCAGGCCAAGCGAGTGTTTCGAGGACACGGTTCCTGAAATCAGTCTCGTCTGTACTGCCCATCCCAAGAAGACTGCGGGGGCGGGAACGACCTCCCCACCGGAACTGCACCCCAATATCTCCCCAGTAAGCTGCTCCGATATGGACCTCATCTGGAGCCTTAGGGTTCAGGACTGGGGCGACATAGGCCCTGAGCAACTGCTCCACTCCGGTCCAACCAAGGGGATCGCGATTTGCGACCCCGTGCACGAACACAATGGGCATGTTTACCCTCCAAAGCGGTACAAACGTCTGCGAGTGCAAGAGAAAACTGTTCGACGGCGGAGTGGCCTAAGCTTTAAATGTGAGGACGAGACTGTCCACCACCCCGGTTGGGGCGATCCGAACGTCTTCCCTAAAAAGCTATCATGTTATTTAGCTTACATTTTGAATTTTTTAAAAAGCTACATCTCCTGCAAATTTCACTGTGACTCAGAGGGACGATTTCACCGCAGTTGGAATGGGCCGATTGAAGGGTAACCTCACCCTGAGCGGGCGCTACGGACTGGGGAGAGTGGTGTTCGTCAATGGCGACGACCGCGCGCATGATTGCTGGGTCAAACACTGGCCCTGGCCCGCAGGGCGGCAGCTGAGCGCTTCAACGCCGGCGAGGCGCACTTCTTGGTGTTCATGGAAGCCGACGGCCAGGGCATCGCCTTGCAGCGCAGCTGTCACACCCTGATCCAAGTGGATCTCCCGTGGAATCCGATGCGGCTGCGCCAGCGGGTCGGGCGCCCCAACCGCTACGTTCGGCGCCATGCGGTCGATGTCCTGATGCTGTGCAATACCGACACGGTCGAGTCGCTGATCTGGGAGCGGCTTGTCGGCAAGATCCAGCGCATCACCCAGATCCTCGGGCAGGCGATGGACGAGCCCGAAGACCTGCTGGAACTCGTGCTGGACATGACGGATCCCAGCATGTTCACCTCGCTGTTCGTCAAGGCGTCTCGGGTGCCGCGCGAGCGGCTCGGTGCGTGGTTCGATGACGTCTGAACTTCGGATTGCCGCCTGGAACGGCCGGCGCCAGTGAACCAATACCCTGTATCTGCCCGACTATCAGTGGCTGCATGCCCTGTGGGCACTTCTGCCATTATTCGGTCGACGCTCCAAGGCTGCCATACGCTGGGGGCAATAAATGTCA is a genomic window containing:
- a CDS encoding caspase family protein yields the protein MNGALQNPIWEPGTPGVYAVIIGVSRYDHLQGAPPVNVAPDPYDLSQLGVSALTAHRFYDWLIAKYQCESVPLAKAWVLLSPSPDESRYDTALGNFPVRPTLDNCTEAIEFWAAEMNALPPDVAAKSRAVFFFSGHGLERFDDEQILLPCDYLRPPGHNPDDAISTNHLKRALASCRVPTQLFFLDACRNDHHRLLDFDIQGRRILAVQGSRYANPARITLRVYATASGLQAWAPATPTPGNDISLFGQALLEGLGGEPDMELECVQGVCKIAPAQLQAFLTRRVAALHREHGSRADQPVRMFGHFDQLALAEVSPRPVIVDTPGSTGGGATLSFDSPTPTRGNGWESPDEYQSHDWRDVVESATFRTLEDAEWYPAHLEIYEPKMQRLADGSTIRLTFLISSLSRRSMWVSPDMIGTIWLRFVNRNQSFTICIPDLSSEKSEVKLLADLFFLDKSYQQVLDRVEVSISPETNGVLGEAVKVWWKYRMESALHAAAQLEEQDVMERALREKMASPISATLATIVLLRANHLERLHDWVENLARLFPSISDGQVLLAEQRLRQGGRLQAIQQEMTALQSRPLPAFADAFSYLVNHARDLEEAGAAKSEVPKRVNRALKAFRSGGMFCTFVAPSGTPNPEQRPDKR
- a CDS encoding helicase-related protein; this encodes MLGQTLALARRAAAERFNAGEAHFLVFMEADGQGIALQRSCHTLIQVDLPWNPMRLRQRVGRPNRYVRRHAVDVLMLCNTDTVESLIWERLVGKIQRITQILGQAMDEPEDLLELVLDMTDPSMFTSLFVKASRVPRERLGAWFDDV